Part of the Helicobacter sp. MIT 21-1697 genome is shown below.
AACATTTGCATACAAAACTCAAGAGGAATTATACACCTATATCCATCATAATAATTTTAATTTTGCGCTTATCTTAGGCATTGATGACAACACTCTTGTACATACCCTAAATACCAATCACAAGCAGATTCTAGAACCCAATTTATTTTCAGATATTATGGAAGAAAGATATGCAAGAAAGACTGAGCTCTAATGAGTTTAAAGAATACGCCGAAAAAAAAGCAAAACATATTACCTCTGCTAAAAATATCGCCCCACTTTTAGAACATATTGCATCTCTCCCACACATTCCCTCTCATTTTTATAGTGATAATGGTATCCATATTGTCGCTCAAGATAAAACTTTAGCCCAAAAGCATCATCAAACAATTTATACGCTTGCCACACAGCTTAAGCCGTGGAGAAAAGGACCTTTTTTCTTATTTGATACACATATTGATAGTGAATGGCAAAGCTTTATAAAATGGCAACTCCTTGCTCCGCATTGCAACCTTGAGGGCAAATATATAGCAGATGTTGGCTGCAATAATGGCTATTATATGTTTGAAATGTTCTTACAAGGGGAAAAATTATGCAAAAAAATTATAGGATTTGACCCAAGCGGCATTTTTAAATGTCAATTTGATTTTATTAATCACTTTATCCAAGCTCCTATTACATTTGAATTACTTGGCGTAGAAGATTTATTAGCATATTCTCAAGCACACAATCAACCCTTTGATATAATTTTCTGTCTTGGTGTGCTTTATCATCGCTTTGACCCAATGAATACACTCAAAATCCTCTCTCAATCGCTGCGCAAAGGTGGAGAGTTGATTTTAGATACGCTTATTTATGAAAGCAATGAAGAAATTTGTCTTTGTCCTACACGAAGTTATGCTAAAATGTCAAATGTCTATTTTATCCCAAGTATCTCTACTTTAAAAGGCTGGTGCGAAAGAGCGAATCTTTATGATTTTGAAATCATCAATCTCAAACCCACCACAACACAAGAACAACGTCAAAGTGCTTGGGTAGATTCTCAAAGTTTAGGTGCATTTTTAAATGCTACACAAACACGCACAATAGAGGGGTATCAAGCCCCAGTAAGGGGATATTTCAAACTTAAAAAACGATAAAGGAGCAAATGTATGGACGAAGAACAATTAAATGAAGATAATGGCAATGCCTATACTCCCCTTGAAAAAGATGATTTAGAAGTTTGCAGAAGTATGCCCTCAAATATGAGTGGGGAACTTCTTGAACTTTACCGCAATAAAGCAGTTGTGCGTTTTACTCCAAATGAACGTATGATAATGGACGAAAGCAAAATGATTCACGCAGGATTTGTTTTTAACTCTGCAAGTTTTGCAGCAATGGCAGCTATTAATAAAAGATATAGTGTGCTCATCGCTGCTGATGTGAAATTTCTCGCACCTATTGAATTAGGACACGAA
Proteins encoded:
- the cmoB gene encoding tRNA 5-methoxyuridine(34)/uridine 5-oxyacetic acid(34) synthase CmoB, encoding MQERLSSNEFKEYAEKKAKHITSAKNIAPLLEHIASLPHIPSHFYSDNGIHIVAQDKTLAQKHHQTIYTLATQLKPWRKGPFFLFDTHIDSEWQSFIKWQLLAPHCNLEGKYIADVGCNNGYYMFEMFLQGEKLCKKIIGFDPSGIFKCQFDFINHFIQAPITFELLGVEDLLAYSQAHNQPFDIIFCLGVLYHRFDPMNTLKILSQSLRKGGELILDTLIYESNEEICLCPTRSYAKMSNVYFIPSISTLKGWCERANLYDFEIINLKPTTTQEQRQSAWVDSQSLGAFLNATQTRTIEGYQAPVRGYFKLKKR
- a CDS encoding PaaI family thioesterase, yielding MDEEQLNEDNGNAYTPLEKDDLEVCRSMPSNMSGELLELYRNKAVVRFTPNERMIMDESKMIHAGFVFNSASFAAMAAINKRYSVLIAADVKFLAPIELGHEVIFKAESIQSDTKKCEVKVEGYLLDIKIFDSIFHIAVFDKKIFKLRFKDE